From one Mycolicibacterium sp. HK-90 genomic stretch:
- a CDS encoding TetR/AcrR family transcriptional regulator, translating into MSDARRERADRILDTVSDLLLRWGYRRIRIDEVAKRSGIGKGTVYLHWRTREQMLAAVGSRETARMVDAVTESMRADPQTVLPHRLMRRIFLEAMGRPVLRAIYTQDIETVDALATDRSQKAMGGANFAGWREYLEIVHRHGLLREGLSPADVHYPLTATVYGFFAADPLLPDELDLSLDDKADQLAGTLQRAFEPSRPPARRHLDAAAVEVVVLYERIAEQFRTLTYAEGDRDEPK; encoded by the coding sequence ATGTCGGACGCGCGACGGGAACGGGCAGACCGGATCCTCGACACAGTGTCGGACTTGCTGCTGCGCTGGGGTTATCGGCGGATCAGGATCGACGAGGTCGCCAAACGGTCCGGGATCGGCAAGGGGACGGTCTATCTGCATTGGCGTACCCGTGAACAGATGCTCGCCGCCGTCGGATCGCGGGAAACCGCCAGGATGGTGGACGCCGTCACCGAGTCCATGAGGGCCGATCCCCAGACCGTGCTGCCGCACCGGCTCATGCGGCGAATCTTCCTCGAGGCGATGGGCCGTCCCGTGCTGCGCGCCATCTACACGCAGGACATCGAAACAGTGGACGCATTGGCGACCGACCGGTCCCAAAAGGCAATGGGAGGTGCGAATTTCGCCGGCTGGCGGGAGTACCTGGAGATAGTCCACCGGCACGGCCTGCTGCGTGAGGGGCTCAGCCCGGCCGACGTGCACTACCCGCTCACGGCGACCGTCTACGGCTTCTTCGCGGCTGATCCGCTGCTGCCCGACGAACTCGACCTGAGTCTGGACGACAAGGCCGACCAACTGGCCGGCACATTGCAGCGGGCTTTCGAGCCATCACGGCCGCCGGCCCGAAGACACCTGGATGCCGCGGCGGTCGAGGTCGTCGTTCTCTACGAACGGATCGCCGAGCAATTCCGGACACTCACCTACGCAGAAGGAGATCGCGATGAGCCGAAGTGA
- a CDS encoding class I SAM-dependent methyltransferase: MSRSDNDSWDLASSVGATATVVAAQRAVASRGPDPLIDDPYAEPLVRAVGGDVVVTMLDGEDAPDSIAALNRKQLAEAMAVRTRFFDGLFIHAAAGVRQAVILASGLDTRAYRLPWPAGTVVYEIDQPAVIEFKTATLADLGADPAATRRAIAVDLRDDWPKALVDNGLDPGKPTAWIAEGLLIYLPPQAQDQLFDNITRLSAPGSYVATEYIPDASAFSGDQSRGVMEGFRRFGFDGELPELVYHGQRSSVVEYLTACGWDVTAQTLDEAYAANGFELPGDEMFAAFADARIVSGVLTGTSSPA; the protein is encoded by the coding sequence ATGAGCCGAAGTGACAACGACAGTTGGGATCTGGCATCGAGCGTCGGTGCGACGGCCACCGTGGTGGCCGCGCAGCGTGCGGTTGCCTCACGAGGGCCGGATCCGCTGATCGACGATCCCTATGCCGAACCTCTGGTTCGTGCGGTGGGAGGCGATGTCGTCGTGACCATGCTCGACGGCGAGGACGCGCCGGACAGCATCGCCGCCCTCAACAGGAAGCAGCTCGCCGAGGCGATGGCGGTGCGAACCCGGTTCTTCGATGGCCTGTTCATCCACGCCGCCGCGGGCGTACGTCAAGCCGTGATACTGGCGTCCGGTCTGGATACCCGCGCCTACCGCCTGCCGTGGCCGGCCGGGACCGTCGTGTACGAGATCGACCAGCCGGCGGTGATCGAGTTCAAGACCGCGACCCTTGCCGACCTGGGGGCCGACCCCGCCGCCACGCGTCGCGCTATCGCCGTCGACCTGCGCGACGACTGGCCAAAAGCCTTGGTGGACAACGGTTTGGACCCCGGAAAGCCGACCGCGTGGATAGCCGAGGGGTTGCTGATCTACCTGCCGCCGCAGGCCCAGGATCAGCTGTTCGACAACATCACGCGGCTCAGCGCGCCCGGCAGCTATGTCGCCACCGAGTACATACCCGACGCCTCGGCATTTTCCGGAGATCAGTCACGGGGTGTGATGGAAGGCTTCCGCCGGTTCGGCTTCGATGGGGAGCTGCCCGAGCTCGTCTACCACGGGCAGCGCAGCTCCGTCGTCGAGTACCTGACGGCGTGTGGTTGGGATGTGACGGCGCAGACGCTCGACGAGGCCTATGCCGCCAACGGGTTTGAACTCCCGGGTGATGAGATGTTCGCCGCGTTCGCCGATGCCCGCATCGTCAGCGGCGTGCTCACCGGCACATCATCGCCGGCTTGA
- a CDS encoding geranylgeranyl reductase family protein, whose amino-acid sequence MTQRYDLVIAGGGPSGSAAAWQAAQTGAKVMVLDKAEFPRDKPCGDGLTARAVSYLQKMGLADEVSKFHRINKVTVYSPSEWELSFPRRPGMPDHGHTVSRTELDTLLLKHAESAGAEVRQGAEVAGPEFDANGRVVGVVLKSGEKVLGDAVIAADGAYSPIKRALKIDSEYNGYSAIAIRSEMHANRPDSDTFDIYLKLLFQGDQLPGYGWVFPMGGGRFNIGLGYVNSYKNWQSINATQFLGDFLRTLPAEWELPPIEELKKNKSVRAWRLPMGFTAWPPWRPGVLFVGDSLGAGKPVSGAGISKALESGLTAGECAIAALTNGGPDDFTNYEQRMQATWGREYRRGRFFHKLAGMPGVAGAGLKALDNHTFRDLLLKSLYKKAQSPQHT is encoded by the coding sequence ATGACGCAGCGATACGACCTGGTCATTGCAGGTGGCGGCCCATCGGGGTCCGCCGCGGCGTGGCAGGCCGCTCAGACCGGCGCCAAGGTGATGGTCCTGGACAAGGCGGAGTTCCCCCGCGACAAACCGTGTGGCGACGGACTGACCGCGCGCGCGGTGAGCTATCTGCAGAAGATGGGCCTGGCCGACGAGGTCTCCAAGTTCCATCGGATCAACAAGGTGACGGTGTACAGCCCCAGCGAGTGGGAGCTGTCCTTCCCGCGCCGCCCCGGGATGCCCGATCACGGCCACACCGTGAGTCGCACGGAGCTGGACACGCTGCTGCTCAAACATGCCGAGTCGGCAGGGGCCGAGGTGCGCCAGGGCGCCGAGGTGGCCGGCCCCGAGTTCGACGCCAACGGCCGTGTCGTCGGCGTGGTGCTCAAGAGCGGTGAGAAGGTCCTCGGCGACGCGGTCATCGCGGCCGACGGCGCCTACTCCCCCATCAAGCGGGCCCTGAAGATCGACTCGGAGTACAACGGCTACTCGGCGATCGCGATCCGGTCCGAGATGCACGCCAACCGCCCCGATTCCGACACCTTCGACATCTATCTCAAGCTGTTGTTCCAAGGCGATCAGCTGCCGGGCTACGGCTGGGTGTTCCCGATGGGCGGCGGCCGGTTCAACATCGGGCTGGGCTACGTCAACAGCTACAAGAACTGGCAGTCGATCAACGCCACCCAGTTCCTCGGCGACTTCCTGCGGACCCTGCCCGCCGAATGGGAACTGCCGCCGATCGAGGAACTCAAGAAGAACAAGAGCGTGCGGGCCTGGCGATTGCCGATGGGCTTCACGGCCTGGCCGCCGTGGCGTCCGGGTGTGCTGTTCGTCGGTGACTCGCTGGGCGCAGGCAAGCCGGTGTCGGGAGCGGGTATCTCCAAGGCGCTGGAATCCGGTTTGACCGCAGGCGAATGCGCGATCGCGGCGCTGACCAACGGTGGCCCCGACGACTTCACCAACTACGAACAGCGGATGCAGGCGACGTGGGGACGCGAGTACCGGCGCGGTCGCTTCTTCCACAAGCTCGCGGGCATGCCGGGTGTCGCGGGTGCGGGCCTGAAGGCACTGGACAATCACACGTTCCGTGACCTGCTGCTCAAGTCGCTGTACAAGAAGGCCCAGAGCCCGCAGCACACGTAG
- a CDS encoding TetR/AcrR family transcriptional regulator, whose translation MRRVSRSHSSDGPGVKVDARSERWREHRKKVRSEIVDAAFRAIDRLGPDLSLREIAEEAGTAKPKIYRHFADKSDLFQAIGERLRDMLWSAIFPVINLGADPAREVIRRSVEQYVQLVDEHPNVLRFLIQGRFAEQSESTMRALNEGRGITLAMADMFSNELREMELDGAAIELAAFATFGACASATDWWLGTEQDSPRRMPANEFVNHLTTIMVGSINGTCELLGIWIDPDLPLHEGVQRRQHAS comes from the coding sequence GTGCGGCGAGTGTCGAGATCACATTCCAGCGATGGACCGGGCGTCAAGGTCGACGCCCGTAGCGAGCGCTGGCGTGAGCACCGTAAGAAGGTGCGCTCCGAGATCGTCGACGCCGCGTTCCGGGCGATCGACCGGCTGGGCCCCGACCTGAGCCTGCGCGAGATCGCCGAAGAGGCCGGCACCGCCAAGCCCAAGATCTACCGCCATTTCGCCGACAAATCCGATCTGTTCCAGGCGATCGGCGAACGATTGCGCGACATGCTGTGGTCGGCGATCTTCCCGGTGATCAACCTCGGCGCCGACCCGGCCCGGGAAGTCATCCGGCGCAGCGTCGAACAGTACGTGCAGCTGGTCGACGAGCACCCCAACGTGTTGCGGTTCCTGATCCAGGGCCGGTTCGCCGAACAGAGCGAATCGACCATGCGGGCACTCAACGAAGGACGCGGCATCACCCTGGCGATGGCCGACATGTTCTCCAACGAACTGCGCGAGATGGAACTGGACGGGGCGGCGATCGAGCTGGCCGCGTTCGCCACGTTCGGGGCCTGCGCGTCGGCCACTGACTGGTGGCTGGGCACCGAACAGGACAGCCCGCGCCGGATGCCGGCCAACGAGTTCGTCAACCACCTGACCACCATCATGGTCGGATCCATCAACGGCACCTGCGAACTGCTCGGCATCTGGATCGACCCGGACCTGCCGCTGCACGAGGGTGTCCAGCGGCGTCAGCACGCCAGCTAA
- a CDS encoding NAD(P)/FAD-dependent oxidoreductase, with translation MTAAQPSPQGQQPIETRALIIGSGFSGMGMAIELQRRGVDFLILEKADEFGGTWRDNTYPGCACDIPSHMYSFSFEPKADWSHMWSFQPEIQDYLLGVAAKYGLRRYTRFNTHVDRAHWDDQELRWHVFSDTGQEFIAQFLVSGAGGLHIPQIPEIEGRDEFAGAAFHSAEWDHSVDLTGKRVAVIGTGASAIQIVPEIVKDVAELHLYQRTPAWVMPRVNNKFPQWMRRVFSYVPGTRAAMRAAIYWIHEGVGFAMTQQPWLLKIGEAMGRYNINRSIKDPELRRKLTPRYRAGCKRILNSDTYYRGIANPKTQVITESITGMTPNGIVTADGAEHPVDVVVYATGFHVTDSYTYVDIKGAGGEDLVDRWNRDGMAAHRGIAVSGMPNLFFLLGPNTALGHNSVVFMIESQIRYVGQAIAAVDKAGAAALSPSPRAQAEFNAELQRDLAGTVFNTGGCRSWYMDAHGVNRTLWSGMTWQYWLATRKLDPEEFDFIHEARDTKTQGVAVTAGQ, from the coding sequence ATGACGGCTGCCCAACCCTCGCCGCAGGGTCAGCAACCAATCGAGACCCGCGCCCTGATCATCGGCAGTGGGTTCTCGGGGATGGGGATGGCGATCGAGCTGCAACGCCGCGGCGTCGATTTCCTGATCCTGGAGAAGGCCGACGAGTTCGGCGGGACGTGGCGCGACAACACCTACCCGGGTTGTGCGTGCGACATCCCGTCCCACATGTACTCGTTCTCCTTCGAACCGAAGGCCGACTGGAGCCACATGTGGTCATTCCAGCCGGAGATTCAGGACTACCTACTGGGGGTGGCCGCCAAGTACGGGCTGCGCCGCTACACCCGGTTCAACACCCACGTGGACCGCGCGCACTGGGATGACCAGGAGCTGCGCTGGCACGTGTTCAGCGACACCGGCCAGGAGTTCATCGCCCAGTTCCTCGTCTCTGGGGCCGGCGGTCTGCATATTCCGCAGATTCCCGAGATCGAGGGCCGTGACGAATTTGCCGGTGCGGCTTTCCATTCCGCGGAGTGGGACCACAGCGTCGACCTGACCGGCAAGCGCGTCGCGGTGATCGGCACCGGCGCCAGCGCCATCCAGATCGTGCCCGAGATCGTCAAGGACGTCGCCGAGCTTCACCTCTACCAACGCACGCCGGCCTGGGTGATGCCCCGGGTGAACAACAAGTTCCCGCAATGGATGCGCCGCGTGTTCAGCTATGTGCCCGGAACCCGCGCGGCGATGCGTGCCGCCATCTACTGGATCCACGAGGGCGTCGGCTTCGCCATGACGCAGCAGCCGTGGCTGCTCAAGATTGGCGAGGCGATGGGGCGCTACAACATCAATCGCAGCATCAAGGACCCCGAGCTGCGCCGCAAACTCACCCCGCGCTACCGCGCCGGATGCAAGCGAATCCTCAACTCCGACACCTACTATCGCGGGATCGCCAACCCCAAGACCCAGGTGATCACCGAGTCCATCACCGGAATGACCCCGAACGGCATCGTCACCGCCGACGGTGCCGAGCATCCCGTCGACGTGGTGGTGTACGCCACCGGCTTCCACGTCACCGACTCCTATACCTACGTCGACATCAAGGGCGCCGGCGGCGAGGATCTGGTGGACCGGTGGAATCGGGACGGGATGGCCGCCCACCGCGGCATCGCGGTCTCGGGCATGCCGAACCTGTTCTTCCTGCTCGGCCCCAACACCGCGCTGGGACACAACTCGGTGGTGTTCATGATCGAGTCGCAGATCCGCTACGTCGGTCAGGCCATCGCCGCGGTAGACAAGGCCGGGGCGGCGGCGCTGTCCCCGAGCCCGCGCGCTCAGGCCGAGTTCAACGCCGAACTGCAACGTGATCTGGCCGGCACGGTGTTCAACACCGGAGGTTGCCGGAGCTGGTACATGGACGCCCACGGCGTCAACCGCACCCTGTGGAGCGGCATGACCTGGCAGTACTGGCTGGCAACCCGCAAGCTGGACCCGGAAGAGTTCGATTTCATCCACGAGGCCCGCGACACGAAAACACAAGGTGTTGCGGTCACCGCTGGCCAATAG